One window of the Bradyrhizobium sp. NP1 genome contains the following:
- a CDS encoding RidA family protein: protein MKREVVRVEPYSTYLERWNAPASPVTRAGNMIFVSGLPPFDPETGEIIRAPIERQTELVLAQLGRCLQAAGASFDNVMKCNIFCTSAAYFPVVNAIYARHFPKDPPARIYVCIPEWTGPFDIEIDCIAMV, encoded by the coding sequence ATGAAACGGGAAGTCGTGCGCGTCGAGCCGTATTCCACCTACCTGGAGCGCTGGAACGCGCCGGCGTCACCGGTGACGCGCGCCGGCAACATGATCTTCGTCTCTGGCCTGCCGCCGTTCGACCCCGAGACGGGCGAGATCATCCGCGCGCCGATCGAGCGCCAGACCGAGCTCGTGCTGGCGCAGCTCGGGCGCTGCCTTCAGGCCGCCGGCGCGTCTTTCGACAATGTGATGAAGTGCAACATCTTCTGCACCTCGGCGGCGTATTTCCCGGTCGTCAATGCGATCTATGCCCGGCACTTTCCGAAAGATCCGCCGGCGCGCATCTATGTCTGCATCCCCGAATGGACCGGACCGTTCGACATCGAGATCGACTGTATCGCGATGGTGTAG
- a CDS encoding acyl-CoA dehydrogenase family protein, translated as MDFTMSDRQKEWLSRVQSFMTKHVRPAVPIYQQQDAEGARWKVIPILEDLKKKARAEGLWNMFLPPSSHEDEEFRGAGLTNLEYAPLAEEMGHIGWASEVFNCSAPDTGNMEVLIRYGTKEHKRQWLRPLMDGEIRSAFLMTEPAVASSDATNIETRIERDGDHYVVNGRKWWSSGVGDPRCKIAIVMGKTDPKAPRHQQQSQILVPLDAKGITVEKMLPVFGYDDAPHGHAQVLMENVRVPASNILLGEGRGFEIAQGRLGPGRIHHCMRTIGKAEEALEKMVKRLSSRTAFGKKIIEHSVWEQRIGEARTDIEMNRLLCLKAADMMDKVGNKTAQLEIAMIKVAAPNMALKIIDHAIQAFGAAGVSDDAGLARDYASMRTMRLADGPDEVHNRAIARLELRKYANSPMN; from the coding sequence ATGGATTTCACGATGTCGGACAGGCAGAAGGAATGGCTAAGCCGAGTGCAGTCCTTCATGACCAAGCACGTTCGTCCCGCGGTGCCGATCTACCAGCAGCAGGACGCCGAAGGCGCGCGCTGGAAGGTCATCCCGATCCTGGAAGATCTGAAGAAGAAGGCGCGGGCCGAGGGCCTCTGGAACATGTTCCTGCCGCCGTCCTCGCATGAGGACGAGGAATTCCGGGGCGCGGGATTGACCAACCTCGAATATGCGCCGCTCGCCGAGGAGATGGGCCACATCGGCTGGGCCTCGGAAGTCTTCAATTGCTCGGCGCCCGACACCGGCAACATGGAAGTGCTGATCCGCTACGGCACCAAGGAGCACAAGCGGCAGTGGCTGCGCCCGCTGATGGACGGCGAGATCCGCTCCGCCTTCCTGATGACGGAGCCGGCGGTGGCGTCCTCCGACGCCACCAATATCGAGACGCGGATCGAGCGCGACGGCGACCACTATGTTGTCAACGGCCGCAAATGGTGGTCGTCGGGTGTCGGCGATCCCCGCTGCAAGATCGCGATCGTGATGGGCAAGACCGATCCGAAGGCGCCGCGCCACCAGCAGCAGTCGCAGATCCTGGTGCCGCTGGATGCCAAGGGCATCACGGTGGAGAAGATGCTGCCGGTGTTCGGCTACGACGATGCGCCGCACGGTCACGCCCAGGTGCTGATGGAGAACGTCCGCGTGCCCGCCAGCAACATCCTGCTCGGCGAGGGCAGGGGTTTCGAGATCGCGCAGGGGCGGCTCGGCCCGGGCCGCATCCATCACTGCATGCGCACCATCGGCAAGGCCGAGGAGGCGCTGGAGAAGATGGTGAAGCGGCTCTCCTCACGCACCGCCTTCGGCAAGAAGATCATCGAGCACTCGGTGTGGGAGCAGCGCATCGGCGAGGCCCGCACCGATATCGAGATGAACCGGCTTCTGTGCCTCAAGGCCGCCGACATGATGGACAAGGTCGGCAACAAGACCGCGCAGCTCGAGATCGCCATGATCAAGGTCGCCGCGCCCAACATGGCGCTCAAGATCATCGACCACGCGATCCAGGCCTTCGGCGCCGCCGGCGTTTCCGATGACGCGGGCCTTGCGCGCGACTACGCCTCGATGCGCACCATGCGGCTCGCCGACGGTCCCGACGAGGTGCATAACCGCGCCATTGCCAGACTTGAACTTCGGAAGTATGCAAACTCTCCGATGAACTAA
- a CDS encoding TetR/AcrR family transcriptional regulator → MPSDRTRSAILAAAERLYAERGFGEVTLRDIVAAAEVNLAAVNYHFGSKDELIAELFVTRSLALNRERLRQLRAAEEKGGDHAEVADILRALVGPALRGSLGAASEHSAAARFMIRASIEAVPPIHRIKNREIDHLRKFTAALRRALPERDEVELYWGLHFALAMAHQTVRDSERLLKLSDGQCNLDDVDDVIERIVRVATMALTEGAAKEKPRAAAGVAAGA, encoded by the coding sequence ATGCCGAGCGACCGCACCCGCAGCGCCATCCTCGCCGCCGCCGAGCGGCTTTATGCCGAGCGCGGCTTCGGCGAGGTGACGCTGCGCGACATCGTGGCGGCAGCCGAGGTCAACCTCGCGGCTGTGAACTATCACTTCGGTTCCAAGGACGAGCTGATCGCGGAGCTGTTCGTCACCCGCAGCCTGGCGCTGAACCGCGAGCGGTTACGCCAGTTGCGCGCGGCGGAAGAAAAGGGCGGCGACCACGCCGAGGTCGCCGACATCCTGCGTGCATTGGTGGGACCGGCGCTGCGCGGCTCGCTGGGCGCGGCCTCCGAGCACTCGGCGGCGGCGCGCTTCATGATCCGCGCCTCGATCGAGGCGGTGCCGCCGATCCACCGCATCAAGAACCGCGAGATCGACCATTTGCGCAAGTTCACCGCCGCGTTGCGCCGGGCGCTGCCGGAGCGCGACGAGGTCGAGCTCTATTGGGGCCTGCACTTCGCGCTCGCCATGGCGCACCAGACCGTACGCGACAGCGAGCGGCTCCTAAAACTGTCGGACGGCCAATGCAACCTCGACGACGTCGATGATGTGATCGAGCGCATCGTGAGGGTCGCGACGATGGCGCTGACGGAAGGAGCTGCGAAGGAAAAGCCGCGCGCGGCCGCCGGGGTCGCCGCAGGGGCCTGA
- a CDS encoding CaiB/BaiF CoA-transferase family protein — protein MSALPLSGIKVLDLTRVLAGPLSAQMLADLGADVIKIERPGTGDDARAFGPPYLADPEGRANNNNSFYLCANRNKKSITINIADPEGQAIVRELARSVDVFIENYKVGDLQRYGLDYESIRAVNPGIIYCSVTGFGQTGPYAPRAGYDAIFQAMGGLMSVTGHIDGEPGAGPMKVGPSIVDYMTGMNSSIGILAALYHRKVNGGEGQHIDVCLFDTVIASLSHYAQIYLVNGKTPPRRGTWGNGGMPAGVFRCADGELMLVVGNDAQFARACDVLGEPELATNPKFVRNNDRVAHGKEIMAIFAGLFLKNKVAYWHDELEKAGIPCGPVNDFAQVFADPHVRERGMEVKVNHPFEPQLSLIRNALSFSATPITDYRAPPLLGEHTVEVLASIGYDEAKCEMLKNEGVI, from the coding sequence ATGTCGGCCTTGCCGCTCTCAGGCATCAAAGTTCTTGATCTGACGCGCGTGCTCGCGGGGCCCTTGTCGGCGCAGATGCTGGCGGATCTCGGCGCCGACGTGATCAAGATCGAGCGGCCCGGCACCGGCGACGACGCGCGCGCCTTCGGACCGCCCTACCTTGCCGACCCCGAGGGCAGGGCGAACAACAACAACTCGTTCTACCTCTGCGCCAACCGCAACAAGAAGTCGATCACCATCAACATCGCCGATCCCGAGGGGCAGGCGATCGTCCGCGAACTCGCCAGGAGTGTCGACGTCTTCATTGAGAATTACAAGGTCGGCGATCTCCAGCGCTATGGCCTCGACTATGAATCGATCCGCGCGGTCAATCCCGGCATCATCTATTGCTCGGTCACGGGCTTCGGGCAGACCGGCCCCTACGCGCCGCGCGCCGGCTACGACGCGATCTTCCAGGCGATGGGCGGGCTGATGAGCGTCACCGGCCACATTGACGGCGAGCCCGGTGCCGGTCCCATGAAGGTCGGCCCCTCCATCGTCGACTACATGACCGGCATGAACAGTTCGATCGGCATTTTGGCCGCGCTCTATCACCGCAAGGTCAATGGCGGGGAGGGGCAGCACATCGACGTCTGCCTGTTCGACACCGTGATCGCCTCGCTGTCGCATTACGCGCAGATCTATCTCGTCAACGGCAAGACGCCGCCGCGCCGCGGCACCTGGGGCAATGGCGGCATGCCGGCGGGCGTGTTCCGCTGCGCCGACGGCGAACTGATGCTGGTGGTCGGCAACGACGCGCAGTTTGCGCGCGCCTGCGACGTGCTCGGCGAGCCGGAGCTCGCGACCAACCCGAAATTCGTCAGGAATAACGACCGCGTCGCGCACGGCAAGGAGATCATGGCGATCTTCGCCGGCCTGTTTTTGAAGAACAAGGTCGCCTACTGGCACGACGAGCTGGAGAAGGCCGGCATTCCCTGCGGTCCGGTCAACGATTTTGCGCAGGTGTTCGCCGATCCGCATGTGCGCGAGCGCGGCATGGAGGTCAAGGTCAACCATCCCTTCGAGCCTCAGCTCTCGCTGATCCGCAACGCGCTGAGTTTTTCCGCGACCCCCATCACCGACTATCGCGCGCCGCCGCTGCTCGGCGAGCACACGGTCGAGGTGCTGGCCTCGATCGGCTATGACGAGGCGAAGTGCGAGATGCTGAAGAACGAGGGCGTGATCTAG